The following are encoded in a window of Sinomonas cyclohexanicum genomic DNA:
- the rpsD gene encoding 30S ribosomal protein S4 translates to MSSTRARRQTRLSRALGLALTPKAAKYMERRPYGPGEHGRARKKQDSDYAVRLREKQRLRAQYGIREAQMTRAFEEAKRTKGLTGENLIELLEMRLDALVLRAGFARTIAQARQLVVHRHITVDGKRVDRPSFRVAEGQLIGVHERSETMTPFQVAAAGAHRDVLPTVPGYLDVKIESLQARLVRRPKRSEVPVTCEEQLVVEYYAR, encoded by the coding sequence GTGTCTAGCACTCGTGCCCGCCGTCAGACGCGCCTCTCGCGCGCTCTCGGCCTCGCGCTGACCCCCAAGGCCGCCAAGTACATGGAGCGCCGTCCGTACGGCCCCGGTGAGCACGGCCGTGCCCGCAAGAAGCAGGACTCGGACTACGCGGTCCGCCTCCGCGAGAAGCAGCGTCTCCGCGCCCAGTACGGCATCCGCGAGGCGCAGATGACCCGCGCCTTCGAGGAGGCCAAGCGCACCAAGGGCCTCACTGGTGAGAACCTCATCGAGCTCCTCGAGATGCGTCTCGACGCCCTCGTGCTCCGTGCCGGCTTCGCCCGCACGATCGCCCAGGCCCGCCAGCTCGTCGTGCACCGCCACATCACGGTCGACGGCAAGCGCGTGGACCGCCCGTCGTTCCGCGTCGCCGAGGGCCAGCTCATCGGCGTCCACGAGCGCTCCGAGACCATGACGCCGTTCCAGGTCGCCGCCGCCGGCGCGCACCGCGACGTCCTCCCGACCGTTCCCGGCTACCTCGATGTGAAGATCGAGTCGCTCCAGGCCCGCCTCGTGCGCCGCCCGAAGCGCTCCGAGGTCCCCGTGACCTGCGAAGAGCAGCTCGTCGTCGAGTACTACGCCCGCTGA
- the aspS gene encoding aspartate--tRNA ligase has translation MLRTHGLGTLRPEHIGQTVTLAGWVARRRDHGGVAFVDLRDATGVSQVVVREEEVFHGLRNEYVLQVVGTVERRPDGNENPQLATGEIEVIAEKVVVLNTADPLPFQVDEHVEVGEEARLRHRYLDLRRPGPARAMRLRSEANRVARELLHGEDFTEVETPTLTRSTPEGARDFLVPARLAPGSWYALPQSPQLFKQLLQVGGIEKYFQIARCYRDEDFRADRQPEFTQLDIEASFVEQDDIIALGERIVSALWQLIDVEIPTPIRRMTYAEAMAKYGSDKPDLRFGLELTDLTEYFKDTTFGVFKAGYAAGYIGAVVMPGGASQPRRTLDAWQEWAKQRGAKGLAYVLYKEDGELSGPVAKNLTDAERAGLADAVGAKPGDCIFFAAGEKGASRALLGAARVEIGHRTGLIDPNDWAFVWVVDAPLFEPSADAKASGDVALGYSAWTAVHHAFTSPKPEFMDTFDTEPGEALAYAYDIVCNGNEIGGGSIRIHRREIQERVFKVMGIGEAEALEKFGFLLEGFKYGAPPHGGIAFGWDRVVALLAGVDSIREVIAFPKTGGGYDPLTAAPAPITPEQRKEAGVDAKPEPKKTEKADKPEKPEHPEKVVGA, from the coding sequence GTGCTGCGCACACACGGCCTCGGGACCCTGCGTCCCGAGCACATCGGACAGACTGTCACGCTCGCGGGCTGGGTGGCCCGCCGCCGAGACCACGGCGGGGTGGCCTTCGTGGACCTGCGCGACGCGACGGGAGTGTCGCAGGTCGTGGTCCGCGAGGAGGAGGTCTTCCACGGACTGCGCAACGAGTACGTGCTCCAGGTCGTCGGCACGGTCGAGCGCCGCCCGGACGGCAACGAGAACCCGCAGCTCGCCACGGGCGAGATCGAGGTCATCGCGGAGAAGGTCGTTGTCCTGAACACGGCGGACCCGCTGCCGTTCCAGGTCGACGAGCACGTCGAAGTCGGCGAGGAGGCGCGCCTGCGGCACCGCTACCTCGACCTCCGCCGCCCCGGCCCGGCGCGCGCCATGCGCCTGCGCTCCGAGGCGAACCGCGTGGCGCGCGAGCTGCTCCACGGCGAGGACTTCACTGAGGTCGAGACCCCGACGCTGACCCGTTCCACGCCCGAGGGCGCCCGCGACTTCCTTGTGCCTGCGCGCCTCGCGCCCGGCTCCTGGTACGCGCTCCCGCAGTCCCCACAGCTGTTCAAGCAGCTCCTCCAGGTGGGCGGGATCGAGAAGTACTTCCAGATCGCGCGCTGCTACCGCGACGAGGACTTCCGCGCCGACCGCCAGCCCGAGTTCACCCAGCTGGACATCGAGGCGAGCTTCGTCGAGCAGGACGACATCATCGCGCTCGGCGAGCGCATCGTCTCCGCGCTCTGGCAACTCATCGACGTCGAGATCCCGACCCCGATCCGCCGCATGACGTACGCCGAGGCGATGGCGAAGTACGGCTCGGACAAGCCCGACCTGCGCTTCGGCCTCGAGCTCACGGACCTCACCGAGTACTTCAAGGACACGACGTTCGGCGTCTTCAAGGCCGGCTACGCCGCGGGCTACATCGGCGCCGTCGTCATGCCCGGCGGCGCGTCCCAGCCCCGCCGCACGCTCGACGCGTGGCAGGAGTGGGCCAAGCAGCGCGGGGCGAAGGGCCTTGCGTACGTCCTGTACAAGGAGGACGGCGAGCTCTCCGGCCCCGTGGCGAAGAACCTCACCGACGCCGAGCGCGCGGGCCTCGCGGACGCCGTCGGGGCCAAGCCCGGTGACTGCATCTTCTTCGCCGCCGGCGAGAAGGGCGCCTCGCGGGCGCTCCTCGGCGCTGCCCGAGTGGAGATCGGCCACCGCACCGGCCTCATCGACCCCAACGACTGGGCGTTTGTGTGGGTCGTGGATGCGCCCCTGTTCGAGCCGTCGGCGGACGCGAAGGCGTCCGGCGATGTGGCGCTCGGCTACTCCGCCTGGACTGCCGTCCACCACGCATTCACGTCGCCCAAGCCCGAGTTCATGGACACGTTCGACACCGAGCCCGGCGAGGCCCTTGCCTACGCCTACGACATCGTGTGCAACGGCAACGAGATCGGCGGCGGCTCGATCCGTATCCACCGCCGCGAGATCCAGGAGCGCGTGTTCAAGGTCATGGGCATCGGCGAGGCCGAGGCTCTGGAGAAGTTCGGGTTCCTGCTCGAGGGCTTCAAGTACGGCGCGCCGCCGCACGGCGGCATCGCGTTCGGCTGGGACCGGGTCGTGGCCCTGCTCGCCGGCGTGGACTCGATCCGCGAGGTCATCGCGTTCCCGAAGACCGGCGGCGGATACGACCCGCTCACGGCCGCGCCCGCGCCGATCACGCCGGAGCAGCGCAAGGAGGCCGGCGTCGACGCGAAGCCCGAGCCGAAGAAGACAGAGAAGGCAGACAAGCCAGAAAAGCCAGAACATCCAGAGAAGGTAGTCGGGGCGTAG
- the hisS gene encoding histidine--tRNA ligase: MARTASLSGFPEWLPQERLVELHVLDTLRRTFELHGFASIETRAVETVGQLLRKGEIDKEVYGLSRLQDDEDSASRDDANALALHFDLTVPFARYVVENAGYLAFPFRRYQIQKVWRGERPQEGRAREFTQADIDVVGDGELPFRYDVELALVIAEALSALPIPPFRLRINNRKLAEGFYRGIGLTDTAGVLRSIDKLEKVGPEKVAELLQEELGATPEQAKAALELASIQTEDTSFVAQVRALGVKDDLLEEGLTELEQVIAAASAAAPGKVVAALSIARGLDYYTGTVYETVLVGHEQLGSICSGGRYDALATKGNRKFPGVGLSIGVTRLVSRILSQQLATASRSVPSAVYVTLVDDDSWAAAQGVAAQLRGRGIPAEVAAKAEKFGKQIKYADRRGIPFVWFSHADGTHEVKDIRSGEQVAADPATWMPPAEDLVPQVLPAPAAG, translated from the coding sequence ATGGCACGTACCGCCTCGCTGTCCGGATTCCCCGAGTGGCTTCCGCAGGAGAGGCTCGTGGAGCTCCACGTGCTCGACACGCTCCGGCGTACGTTCGAGCTGCACGGCTTCGCCTCCATCGAGACCCGCGCCGTCGAGACCGTGGGCCAGCTCCTGCGCAAGGGCGAGATCGACAAGGAGGTGTACGGCCTCTCCCGCCTCCAGGATGACGAGGACTCGGCCAGCCGCGACGACGCCAACGCCCTCGCGCTGCACTTCGACCTGACGGTGCCGTTCGCCCGCTATGTCGTGGAGAACGCCGGCTACCTCGCCTTCCCGTTCCGCCGCTACCAGATCCAGAAGGTGTGGCGGGGTGAGCGCCCGCAGGAGGGGCGCGCGCGAGAGTTCACCCAGGCGGACATCGACGTGGTGGGCGACGGCGAGCTGCCCTTCCGCTACGACGTCGAGCTCGCGCTGGTCATCGCGGAGGCGCTGTCCGCGCTCCCGATCCCGCCGTTCCGGCTCCGTATCAACAACCGCAAGCTCGCGGAGGGCTTCTACCGAGGCATCGGGCTCACCGACACGGCCGGTGTCCTGCGGAGCATCGACAAGCTCGAGAAGGTCGGGCCCGAGAAGGTAGCCGAGCTCCTCCAGGAGGAGCTCGGCGCCACGCCTGAGCAGGCCAAGGCCGCACTCGAGCTCGCTTCGATCCAGACCGAGGACACCTCGTTCGTGGCGCAGGTCCGGGCGCTCGGCGTCAAGGATGACCTCCTCGAAGAGGGCCTCACCGAGCTCGAACAGGTCATCGCCGCAGCCTCCGCCGCCGCGCCCGGCAAGGTCGTGGCCGCCCTCTCTATTGCCCGCGGGCTCGACTACTACACGGGCACGGTCTACGAGACAGTGCTGGTGGGCCATGAGCAGCTCGGCTCGATCTGCTCGGGCGGCCGCTACGACGCCCTCGCGACGAAGGGGAACCGCAAGTTCCCCGGCGTGGGCCTCTCGATCGGCGTGACCCGTCTCGTGTCCCGGATTCTGAGCCAGCAGCTCGCGACGGCAAGCCGTTCGGTCCCCAGCGCTGTCTACGTGACGCTCGTGGACGACGATTCGTGGGCCGCCGCACAGGGCGTCGCCGCCCAGCTCCGGGGCCGGGGCATCCCGGCGGAGGTCGCGGCCAAGGCCGAGAAGTTCGGCAAGCAGATCAAGTACGCGGACCGCCGGGGCATCCCGTTCGTCTGGTTCTCCCACGCGGACGGCACCCACGAGGTCAAGGACATCCGCTCCGGCGAGCAGGTCGCCGCGGATCCGGCAACGTGGATGCCCCCGGCCGAAGACCTCGTCCCGCAGGTGCTCCCAGCGCCCGCCGCCGGATAG
- a CDS encoding peptidylprolyl isomerase, whose protein sequence is MEAKAELRKGKEKRRRRDNTIAAAACALAVIVAAVLQGTVFASNPTAAEYAAAQAGLEAPSATPSASPAQTNGPDIPKPETAAGKTFTGQLVLNGKPVGVELDGTKAPQAAAVFASLAQAGTLNGRQCGRLTNSAGFALLQCGQKADGSSDTAYTWGPLENTPADGTYPAGTIAVARTANNAYGNGQEFFIVYKDTTIPADSAGGYTVVGKVTSGLDVVDGIAAAGVKTGNDGAPVTPVTIDSFTVK, encoded by the coding sequence ATGGAGGCGAAGGCCGAGCTGCGCAAGGGCAAGGAGAAGCGGCGCCGCCGCGACAACACGATCGCCGCGGCCGCGTGCGCACTGGCGGTGATCGTGGCGGCGGTCCTCCAGGGGACGGTCTTCGCCTCGAACCCTACCGCCGCCGAGTACGCCGCCGCGCAGGCCGGCCTCGAGGCGCCCAGCGCGACGCCGAGCGCGAGCCCCGCGCAGACCAACGGGCCCGACATCCCCAAGCCCGAGACGGCAGCCGGCAAGACGTTCACCGGGCAACTCGTGCTGAACGGGAAGCCCGTCGGGGTCGAGCTCGACGGGACGAAGGCACCGCAGGCGGCGGCAGTCTTCGCCTCCCTGGCACAGGCGGGAACGCTGAACGGGCGGCAATGCGGCCGTCTCACGAACAGCGCCGGCTTCGCGCTCCTCCAGTGCGGGCAGAAGGCGGACGGAAGCTCGGACACGGCCTACACGTGGGGTCCCCTCGAGAACACGCCCGCGGACGGCACCTACCCGGCAGGGACGATCGCGGTCGCCCGCACGGCCAACAACGCCTACGGGAACGGCCAGGAGTTCTTCATCGTGTACAAGGACACGACGATCCCCGCGGACAGCGCGGGCGGCTACACGGTCGTGGGCAAGGTCACGTCCGGCCTCGACGTGGTTGACGGCATCGCCGCTGCGGGGGTGAAGACAGGAAACGACGGGGCTCCCGTGACGCCAGTCACGATAGACTCGTTCACGGTGAAATGA
- a CDS encoding DUF349 domain-containing protein — protein sequence MPHQAAPSERQTTSERVLAVTESQKSDDTAAPAAAPVPSPAAFAAKPRPAAPAPAAPPLQPVAPSAPVPAVSLTEAAKWGRVEGDGHVFLTIDGEEHPVGQYPGVSADEALAYFARKFEDVLAQISLLEQRVSSHAAVADVRKAAGHLRSQLAERTMVGDLRSAEARLDALEGSLAEAEAAEKAQHDAARAQELERREAIVAEAEQISGQDPERTQWKSSGARMNELFEDWKASQKSGLRLGRAAEDALWKRFRAARTQFDRHRRAYFSQLDSVNAQAKAVKENLIAEAETLQTSTEWGWAAGEYRRLMDEWKAAPRASRKDDDALWVRFRAAQNVFFEARQAANDAVDREYSANLKVKETLLAEAQQILPVRDLASAKKALQSIRDRWEEAGRVPRADMGRIESGLRKVEDAVAQAEHENWRRTDPETKARTDSALTQLESSIAGLEDDLAAAQAKGDSRAASKAQEALDARRAWLETLQKAAGELG from the coding sequence CTGCCCCATCAGGCAGCTCCCTCTGAAAGACAAACCACAAGCGAAAGAGTTCTAGCGGTGACCGAAAGTCAGAAATCCGACGACACCGCGGCCCCGGCGGCCGCACCAGTTCCCTCCCCCGCCGCCTTCGCGGCCAAGCCCAGGCCTGCCGCTCCGGCACCGGCCGCTCCTCCCCTGCAGCCGGTGGCGCCGAGCGCTCCCGTGCCCGCGGTGTCGCTCACAGAGGCCGCGAAGTGGGGCCGCGTCGAGGGCGACGGCCATGTGTTCCTCACCATCGACGGCGAGGAGCATCCCGTGGGCCAGTACCCCGGCGTCTCCGCCGACGAGGCGCTCGCCTACTTCGCGCGCAAGTTCGAGGACGTCCTCGCCCAGATCTCGCTGCTCGAGCAGCGCGTGAGCTCCCACGCAGCGGTCGCGGACGTCCGCAAGGCGGCCGGCCACCTCCGCTCGCAGCTCGCCGAGCGGACCATGGTAGGAGACCTGCGCTCCGCCGAGGCCCGTCTCGATGCGCTCGAGGGCTCGCTCGCCGAAGCGGAGGCCGCGGAGAAGGCCCAGCACGACGCCGCGCGCGCCCAGGAGCTCGAGCGACGCGAGGCGATCGTGGCCGAGGCGGAGCAGATCAGCGGCCAGGACCCGGAGCGGACGCAGTGGAAGTCGAGCGGCGCCCGGATGAACGAGCTGTTCGAGGACTGGAAGGCCTCCCAGAAGTCTGGCCTGCGGCTCGGCCGTGCGGCCGAGGACGCGCTCTGGAAGAGGTTCCGTGCCGCCCGCACCCAGTTCGACCGCCACCGCCGCGCGTACTTCTCGCAGCTCGACAGCGTCAACGCGCAGGCCAAGGCCGTCAAGGAGAATCTCATCGCGGAGGCCGAGACGCTCCAGACCTCGACTGAGTGGGGCTGGGCGGCCGGCGAGTACCGGCGGCTCATGGACGAGTGGAAGGCGGCCCCCCGCGCGAGCCGGAAGGACGACGACGCCCTGTGGGTCCGCTTCCGTGCCGCGCAGAACGTCTTCTTCGAGGCGCGCCAGGCCGCCAACGACGCCGTGGACCGCGAGTACTCGGCCAACCTCAAGGTCAAGGAGACTCTCCTGGCCGAGGCGCAGCAGATCCTCCCGGTGAGGGACTTGGCCTCTGCGAAGAAGGCGCTCCAGTCCATCCGCGACCGCTGGGAGGAGGCCGGCCGCGTCCCGCGCGCCGACATGGGCCGTATCGAGTCCGGCCTGCGCAAGGTCGAGGACGCCGTGGCGCAGGCCGAGCACGAGAACTGGCGGCGAACGGATCCTGAGACGAAGGCCCGGACGGACTCGGCGCTCACCCAGCTCGAGTCCTCGATTGCCGGCCTCGAGGACGACCTGGCGGCGGCACAGGCGAAGGGCGACAGCCGCGCGGCGTCGAAGGCGCAGGAAGCCCTCGATGCACGCCGTGCGTGGCTCGAGACGCTCCAGAAGGCGGCGGGCGAGCTCGGCTGA
- a CDS encoding RelA/SpoT family protein, with amino-acid sequence MNGAPGGSGLVGGDSLLERPTLGRRDWSFARLARLTGRGPSAHSPILEPLLRTVRANNPREDFELIQRAYEVAERSHQGQKRKSGDPYITHPVAVATILAELGMTGTTLAAALLHDTVEDTSYTLDQLRKDFGPEVAMLVDGVTKLDKVQFGEAAQSETVRKMVVAMAKDIRVLVIKLADRLHNARTWRFVSPESSARKARETLEIFAPLAHRLGMNTIKWELEDLSFAALYPKVYEEIVRMVGARTPEREKQLSVIRTQIADDLRAAKIKAEITGRPKHYYSIYQKMIVRQKEFDDINDLMGVRVLVDTVRDCYAVLGTLHARWNPLPGRFKDYIAMPKFNMYQSLHTTVIGPGGKPVEIQIRTHDMHRRAEYGVAAHWKYKDQPGAQSHSPSGKASEMGWLRSLVDWQQETSDPGEFLDSLRFEINAKEVFVFTPKGEVMALPAGSTPVDFAYAVHTEVGHRTIGARVNGKLVPLNSELNHGDWVEIFTSKAEGAGPSQDWQHFVKSARARNKIRQWFSKERREEAIDKGKDLLTRAMRKQNLPLQRLLSHDALLAVAQEFRYTDIAGLYAGIGDGHASAQSVVEKLVDSLGGAAGAAEDIAETIAPTKGSVPPRYSNSGVIVKGVGDVWVKLARCCTPVPPDPIVGFVTRGSGVSVHRTDCTNIATLRSEPDRMVDVEWAPTQSSVFLVEIQVEALDRKSLLSDVTRVLSENHVNILSAHVHTSTDRLAVSRFAFEMGDPKYLSHVLSAVRRIDGVFDVYRTTGNRRRT; translated from the coding sequence GTGAACGGCGCCCCGGGCGGCAGTGGGCTGGTGGGCGGAGACAGTCTCCTCGAGAGGCCCACGCTCGGGCGCAGGGACTGGTCCTTCGCCCGGCTTGCCCGGCTCACGGGGCGCGGTCCGAGCGCCCACTCGCCGATCCTGGAGCCACTCCTTCGCACGGTGCGGGCCAACAACCCCCGCGAGGACTTCGAGCTCATCCAACGTGCATACGAGGTCGCGGAGCGCAGCCATCAGGGCCAGAAGCGCAAGAGCGGCGACCCGTACATCACCCACCCCGTTGCAGTGGCCACGATCCTCGCCGAGCTCGGCATGACTGGGACTACGCTGGCCGCGGCGCTGCTGCACGACACGGTCGAGGACACGTCCTACACGCTGGACCAGCTCCGCAAGGACTTCGGCCCCGAGGTCGCGATGCTGGTCGACGGGGTCACGAAGCTCGACAAGGTCCAGTTCGGCGAGGCGGCGCAGTCCGAGACGGTCCGCAAAATGGTCGTGGCCATGGCCAAGGACATCCGCGTGCTCGTCATCAAGCTCGCTGATCGGCTGCACAACGCCCGCACCTGGCGGTTCGTTTCCCCGGAGTCGTCCGCGCGGAAGGCGCGCGAGACGCTCGAGATCTTTGCGCCGCTGGCCCACAGGCTCGGCATGAACACCATCAAGTGGGAGCTCGAGGACCTCTCCTTCGCGGCCCTCTACCCCAAGGTGTACGAGGAGATCGTGCGCATGGTGGGGGCGCGGACCCCCGAGAGGGAGAAGCAGCTCTCGGTCATCCGGACGCAGATCGCCGACGACCTGCGTGCCGCCAAGATCAAGGCGGAGATCACCGGGCGCCCCAAGCACTACTACTCGATCTATCAGAAGATGATCGTCCGCCAGAAGGAATTCGACGACATCAACGACCTCATGGGCGTGCGGGTCCTCGTCGACACCGTCCGTGACTGCTATGCAGTACTGGGCACGCTGCATGCACGCTGGAACCCCCTGCCGGGGCGTTTCAAGGACTACATCGCGATGCCCAAGTTCAACATGTACCAGTCGCTCCACACGACCGTGATCGGCCCCGGCGGCAAGCCTGTCGAGATCCAGATCCGCACGCATGACATGCACCGACGCGCCGAGTACGGCGTCGCGGCGCACTGGAAGTACAAGGACCAGCCGGGAGCCCAGAGCCACAGCCCCAGTGGCAAGGCGTCCGAGATGGGCTGGCTCCGCTCGCTCGTGGACTGGCAGCAGGAGACGTCCGACCCGGGGGAGTTCCTCGACTCGCTCCGCTTCGAGATCAACGCGAAGGAAGTCTTCGTGTTCACGCCCAAGGGCGAGGTCATGGCGCTTCCCGCCGGATCGACCCCGGTCGACTTCGCGTACGCGGTGCACACCGAAGTCGGCCACCGGACCATCGGCGCGCGGGTCAACGGCAAGCTCGTGCCGCTCAACAGCGAGCTGAACCACGGCGACTGGGTCGAGATCTTCACGTCCAAGGCCGAGGGGGCCGGGCCGAGCCAGGACTGGCAGCACTTCGTCAAGAGCGCCCGCGCCCGCAACAAGATCCGGCAGTGGTTCTCCAAGGAGCGTCGCGAGGAGGCCATCGACAAGGGCAAGGATCTCTTGACGCGGGCCATGCGCAAGCAGAACCTTCCCCTGCAGCGGCTCCTGAGCCACGATGCCCTGCTCGCGGTGGCACAGGAGTTCCGCTACACGGACATCGCCGGACTCTACGCGGGCATCGGGGACGGTCACGCCTCGGCGCAGTCGGTCGTCGAGAAGCTCGTCGACAGCCTCGGCGGGGCCGCGGGAGCCGCGGAGGACATCGCAGAGACCATAGCCCCCACGAAGGGCAGCGTGCCGCCGCGGTACTCGAACTCTGGGGTGATCGTGAAGGGCGTCGGGGACGTCTGGGTCAAGCTCGCCCGGTGCTGCACTCCCGTGCCGCCGGACCCGATCGTCGGGTTCGTGACCCGTGGCTCGGGCGTGTCGGTGCACCGGACGGACTGTACGAACATCGCGACGCTGCGTTCCGAGCCGGACCGCATGGTCGACGTCGAGTGGGCGCCGACGCAGTCCAGCGTGTTCCTCGTGGAGATCCAGGTGGAGGCCCTCGACCGCAAGAGCCTCCTCTCCGACGTCACCCGGGTGCTCTCGGAGAACCACGTGAACATTCTCTCGGCCCACGTGCACACCTCGACCGATCGGCTCGCCGTCTCCCGTTTCGCATTCGAGATGGGGGATCCGAAGTACCTCAGCCACGTGCTCAGCGCCGTGCGCCGGATTGACGGCGTCTTCGACGTCTACCGCACTACCGGGAACCGCCGCCGCACCTGA
- the secF gene encoding protein translocase subunit SecF: MSNFFARFGNELYAGKRSYPFVERKRLWLGIAGVLTIVSILIPLLSGGFNLGIEFRGGSEFRVSETTSTDVHLGEQAVDAVAPGNQPRVSNIAPGTMRVQTERLSDNQTLEVKDKLASAYGVGADHVTSSFVGPTWGADVSQQALLGFIIFVVLAAVLMALYFRTWKMSLSALTGMFVTMIVTGGVYAASGFEVTPSAIIGFLTILSYSLYDTVVVFDKIRENTADITSSTRRTFAEEVNLAVNQTLVRSINTMMVAVLPVAAILFIGAGLLGAGTLRDLSLALFVGILIGTAATIFIAAPMYAWLREHEPALVKQAERVHARRSTANAGV; the protein is encoded by the coding sequence ATGTCCAACTTCTTCGCGCGCTTCGGCAACGAGCTGTACGCCGGCAAGCGCTCCTACCCGTTCGTGGAGCGCAAGAGGCTCTGGCTCGGCATCGCCGGGGTGCTCACGATCGTGTCGATCCTCATTCCGCTCCTCTCGGGCGGCTTCAACCTCGGAATCGAGTTCCGCGGCGGCAGCGAGTTCCGCGTCTCCGAGACGACGTCCACCGACGTCCACCTCGGGGAGCAGGCTGTGGACGCGGTGGCGCCGGGCAACCAGCCGCGCGTGAGCAACATCGCGCCCGGGACGATGCGCGTCCAGACCGAGCGGCTCAGCGACAACCAGACCCTCGAGGTGAAGGACAAGCTTGCCTCCGCCTACGGCGTCGGCGCGGACCACGTGACGTCCTCCTTCGTCGGCCCGACCTGGGGCGCGGACGTATCCCAGCAGGCACTGCTCGGGTTCATCATCTTCGTGGTCCTGGCGGCCGTCCTGATGGCGCTGTACTTCCGCACGTGGAAGATGTCGCTGTCCGCGCTCACCGGGATGTTCGTCACCATGATCGTCACGGGCGGCGTGTACGCCGCCAGCGGGTTCGAGGTGACGCCGTCAGCCATCATCGGGTTCCTGACCATCCTCAGCTACTCGCTGTACGACACGGTCGTGGTGTTCGACAAGATCCGTGAGAACACCGCGGACATCACCTCGTCCACGCGCCGCACGTTCGCCGAGGAGGTCAACCTCGCCGTCAACCAGACGCTCGTGCGGTCGATCAACACCATGATGGTCGCCGTCCTCCCGGTCGCCGCGATCCTGTTCATCGGGGCCGGCCTGCTCGGTGCGGGCACCCTGCGCGACCTCTCGCTGGCGCTGTTCGTGGGCATCCTCATCGGCACGGCCGCGACGATCTTCATCGCCGCGCCGATGTACGCCTGGCTGCGGGAGCACGAGCCAGCGCTCGTCAAGCAGGCTGAGCGCGTCCACGCGCGTCGGTCCACGGCGAACGCGGGCGTCTGA